The following proteins are encoded in a genomic region of Arachis ipaensis cultivar K30076 chromosome B02, Araip1.1, whole genome shotgun sequence:
- the LOC107624082 gene encoding uncharacterized protein LOC107624082 isoform X2, with the protein MSNDNQRLLNPNPNPERLLAIPVKKSDPVELYRPLRNLVARKYSESDAQKVESVLETLNKCRSDMVERGGLSLPMQRDCLIHYFKCLCMVDPLFTAISSDSDSDPIVFVWYDAFNSEHENGVSSQRNSIQLEKASVLFNLGAVCSQIGASCDLTTPLGRHLAIDAFNAAAIFFYKLWKVFAKDVSATLDLTLLFAETLYRLSGAQALEIRLQQQLDHNNNDTAASSALQQHRIAVTFRLVSENYQIAYDLILHDSAATEHVFSFDRTWMTHLHQKVKFFKVEAHRRRSSILPKSQLPKTISLFRSCPLDHDAVSVTEKLVRGICCWMSLVRSCPLDLDAELVKKIWKLKHKSIPKQERIPYLDLLLSEYSSFKIIDDGKLVANPWDMPPPYPTNLEILSSSSLSIMLPIPLKKSEPLDLYESLRSYVALKYSESEAERVEGLFKMVDKLRSEMQRDDLSLPVRRDCLIHYLKCVCMIEPLFPMTTSPNPPIFVWYNAFNPQQDSSQHNIHFEKASVLFNLGALSTHITLSCDLSTVQGYRLAMDALYDASYWFFILWKRVAEKASATIDLSVNCVQMLREMIAAQIADLTWNCPHSHSDGSSLAGYLVTLRCRKAYDLSTLGPLAENFVQSSIPQFLESKMKTRHVQTDPSDVTEQFLSGYCEAQSLLQD; encoded by the exons ATGAGCAACGATAATCAGAGGTTGTTGAACCCGAACCCGAATCCAGAAAGGCTTCTGGCAATCCCAGTGAAGAAGAGTGATCCGGTGGAGCTGTACAGGCCGTTACGCAATTTGGTAGCGAGAAAATACTCAGAGAGCGATGCGCAGAAAGTTGAAAGCGTTCTGGAAACCCTCAACAAATGCCGCAGCGACATGGTGGAGCGAGGGGGCCTCTCCCTTCCCATGCAACGTGACTGCCTCATTCACTACTTCAAATGTCTTTGCATGGTTGACCCACTCTTCACCGCTATCTCTTCCGACTCCGATTCCGACCCCATCGTCTTTGTCTGGTACGACGCCTTCAACTCTGAGCATGAGAATGGGGTCTCCTCGCAGCGCAACAGCATCCAATTGGAGAAGGCTTCTGTTCTCTTCAACCTTGGCGCCGTATGCAGCCAGATTGGGGCCTCTTGCGACCTCACCACCCCTCTTGGCCGTCACCTTGCAATCGACGCCTTCAATGCCGCCGCCATCTTCTTCTACAAACTCTGGAAGGTTTTTGCCAAGGACGTCTCCGCCACCCTCGACTTGACTCTCCTCTTCGCCGAGACTCTGTACCGCCTCTCCGGCGCTCAGGCTTTGGAGATCAGATTACAGCAACAACTCGATCACAACAACAACGACACCGCCGCCAGTTCCGCTCTCCAACAACATCGAATTGCCGTTACGTTTAGATTG gtTTCCGAGAATTATCAGATAGCATATGATCTGATACTACATGATTCGGCTGCAACCGAACATGTCTTCTCATTTGACCGAACATGGATGACTCATCTTCATCAGAAAGTGAAATTCTTTAAGGTGGAGGCTCATCGGAGGCGATCATCCATCCTACCCAAATCCCAGCTACCTAAAACAATCTCATTGTTCCGTTCCTGTCCTCTTGATCATGATGCGGTATCTGTCACTGAAAAATTAGTTAGAGGGATTTGTTGCTGGATGTCATTGGTCCGATCCTGTCCTCTTGATCTTGATGCAGAATTAGTTAAAAAGATTTGGAAGCTTAAACACAAGTCTATACCGAAGCAAGAACGAATCCCATACCTTGACCTCCTCCTCTCTGAGTACAGCTCTTTCAAGATTATCGATGATGGAAAGCTTGTGGCCAACCCTTGGGACATGCCTCCTCCTTATCCAACAAATTTGGAAATCCTCTCTTCTTCGTCTTTGTCAATTATGCTTCCGATCCCTTTGAAGAAGAGTGAGCCCTTGGACCTCTATGAGTCCCTTCGCAGTTATGTTGCCCTTAAATACTCCGAGAGCGAGGCAGAGAGAGTAGAAGGCCTTTTCAAAATGGTAGACAAATTGCGCAGTGAAATGCAGCGTGATGACCTCTCTCTACCCGTTCGCCGTGACTGCCTCATCCACTATTTGAAATGCGTTTGCATGATTGAGCCTTTGTTCCCCATGACTACCTCACCCAATCCACCTATCTTTGTTTGGTACAATGCATTCAACCCACAACAGGACTCTTCTCAGCACAACATCCATTTCGAGAAGGCCTCTGTTCTCTTCAACCTGGGAGCCCTCTCCACCCACATTACTCTCTCCTGCGATCTCAGCACCGTCCAAGGCTATCGCCTTGCCATGGATGCATTATATGACGCTTCATATTGGTTCTTCATACTGTGGAAGCGTGTGGCTGAGAAGGCATCTGCCACCATTGACTTGTCAGTAAACTGTGTCCAGATGCTGCGCGAGATGATAGCTGCTCAGATTGCCGACTTGACATGGAATTGTCCTCATTCCCATTCTGATGGATCATCATTAGCTGGATATCTT GTTACTCTGCGTTGTCGGAAAGCTTATGATCTGTCGACATTGGGGCCTTTAGCTGAGAATTTTGTTCAATCCTCGATACCTCAATTTCTTGAGTCAAAGATGAAAACCCGCCATGTTCAAACTGATCCTAGTGATGTCACTGAACAATTTCTTTCTGGGTATTGTGAGGCTCAATCCCTGCTTCAA GATTAA
- the LOC107624164 gene encoding rhophilin-2 isoform X2, whose protein sequence is MIEPLFPMPTSPNTPTFVWYDAFNPQQKSSQHNIHLEKASVLFNLGALSNQISLSCDLSTVQGYRVAMDALYDASYWFSILWKLEAPMASGTNDLSANSAQILREIIASQIVELTWNCPRSHSDGSSLAGYLVTLHCRKAYDLSTLGPLAENLVQSSIPQFLESKMKTCHVQTDPSDVTQQFLSRYCEAQSLLQD, encoded by the exons ATGATTGAGCCTTTGTTCCCCATGCCTACCTCGCCCAATACACCTACCTTTGTTTGGTACGATGCATTCAACCCACAACAAAAGTCTTCTCAGCACAACATCCATTTGGAGAAGGCCTCTGTTCTCTTCAACCTGGGAGCCCTCTCCAACCAAATTTCTCTCTCCTGCGATCTCAGCACTGTCCAAGGCTATCGCGTTGCCATGGATGCCTTATATGATGCTTCATATTGGTTCTCCATACTGTGGAAGCTTGAGGCTCCGATGGCATCTGGCACCAATGACTTGTCAGCAAACTCTGCCCAAATTCTGCGCGAGATAATAGCGTCTCAGATTGTCGAGTTGACATGGAATTGTCCTCGTTCCCATTCTGATGGGTCATCATTAGCTGGATATCTT GTTACTCTGCATTGCCGAAAAGCTTATGATCTGTCGACATTGGGGCCTTTAGCTGAGAATCTTGTTCAATCCTCGATACCTCAATTTCTTGAGTCGAAGATGAAAACCTGCCATGTTCAAACTGATCCTAGTGATGTCACTCAACAATTTCTTTCAAGGTATTGTGAGGCTCAATCCCTGCTTCAA GATTAA
- the LOC107624164 gene encoding uncharacterized protein LOC107624164 isoform X3 translates to MVDPLFTAVSSDADDGSVPITFFWYDAFHPEHEDGVSSQRNSIQLEKAAVLFNLGAVCSQIGASCDRNTALPSPCNGRLQCCRQILLQTLEGFCQGRLPTLDLTIVFAETLHCLFSAQVSELQLQQQLHDNNDAATSPALQQHRIAVSFKSVIRLQPSMSTHLTYLGSTSSSDDEILSGGGSSEAILHPTQIPAT, encoded by the exons ATGGTTGACCCACTCTTCACGGCTGTCTCCTCCGACGCCGACGACGGCTCCGTCCCGATCACCTTTTTTTGGTACGACGCCTTCCACCCTGAGCATGAGGATGGGGTCTCCTCGCAGCGCAACAGCATCCAATTGGAGAAGGCTGCTGTTCTCTTTAACCTTGGCGCCGTATGTAGCCAGATTGGGGCCTCTTGCGACCGCAACACCGCCCTTCCGTCACCTTGCAATGGACGCCTTCAATGCTGCCGCCAAATTCTTCTTCAAACTCTGGAAGGTTTTTGCCAAGGGCGTCTCCCCACCCTCGACTTGACTATCGTCTTCGCCGAGACTCTGCACTGCCTCTTCTCCGCTCAGGTTTCCGAGCTCCAATTACAGCAACAACTCCACGACAACAACGACGCCGCCACCAGTCCCGCTCTCCAACAACATCGGATTGCCGTTTCGTTTAAATCG GTGATTCGTCTGCAACCGAGTATGTCCACTCATTTGACCTACCTGGGTAGCACATCTTCATCAGATGATGAAATACTTTCAGGTGGAGGCTCGTCAGAGGCGATCCTCCATCCTACCCAAATCCCAGCTACCTAA
- the LOC107624082 gene encoding uncharacterized protein LOC107624082 isoform X3 — protein MSNDNQRLLNPNPNPERLLAIPVKKSDPVELYRPLRNLVARKYSESDAQKVESVLETLNKCRSDMVERGGLSLPMQRDCLIHYFKCLCMVDPLFTAISSDSDSDPIVFVWYDAFNSEHENGVSSQRNSIQLEKASVLFNLGAVCSQIGASCDLTTPLGRHLAIDAFNAAAIFFYKLWKVFAKDVSATLDLTLLFAETLYRLSGAQALEIRLQQQLDHNNNDTAASSALQQHRIAVTFRLVSENYQIAYDLILHDSAATEHVFSFDRTWMTHLHQKVKFFKVEAHRRRSSILPKSQLPKTISLFRSCPLDHDAVSVTEKLVRGICCWMSLVRSCPLDLDAELVKKIWKLKHKSIPKQERIPYLDLLLSEYSSFKIIDDGKLVANPWDMPPPYPTNLEILSSSSLSIMLPIPLKKSEPLDLYESLRSYVALKYSESEAERVEGLFKMVDKLRSEMQRDDLSLPVRRDCLIHYLKCVCMIEPLFPMTTSPNPPIFVWYNAFNPQQDSSQHNIHFEKASVLFNLGALSTHITLSCDLSTVQGYRLAMDALYDASYWFFILWKRVAEKASATIDLSVNCVQMLREMIAAQIADLTWNCPHSHSDGSSLAGYLGIVRLNPCFKIKDGNLVINLRGIGGDELPETTVT, from the exons ATGAGCAACGATAATCAGAGGTTGTTGAACCCGAACCCGAATCCAGAAAGGCTTCTGGCAATCCCAGTGAAGAAGAGTGATCCGGTGGAGCTGTACAGGCCGTTACGCAATTTGGTAGCGAGAAAATACTCAGAGAGCGATGCGCAGAAAGTTGAAAGCGTTCTGGAAACCCTCAACAAATGCCGCAGCGACATGGTGGAGCGAGGGGGCCTCTCCCTTCCCATGCAACGTGACTGCCTCATTCACTACTTCAAATGTCTTTGCATGGTTGACCCACTCTTCACCGCTATCTCTTCCGACTCCGATTCCGACCCCATCGTCTTTGTCTGGTACGACGCCTTCAACTCTGAGCATGAGAATGGGGTCTCCTCGCAGCGCAACAGCATCCAATTGGAGAAGGCTTCTGTTCTCTTCAACCTTGGCGCCGTATGCAGCCAGATTGGGGCCTCTTGCGACCTCACCACCCCTCTTGGCCGTCACCTTGCAATCGACGCCTTCAATGCCGCCGCCATCTTCTTCTACAAACTCTGGAAGGTTTTTGCCAAGGACGTCTCCGCCACCCTCGACTTGACTCTCCTCTTCGCCGAGACTCTGTACCGCCTCTCCGGCGCTCAGGCTTTGGAGATCAGATTACAGCAACAACTCGATCACAACAACAACGACACCGCCGCCAGTTCCGCTCTCCAACAACATCGAATTGCCGTTACGTTTAGATTG gtTTCCGAGAATTATCAGATAGCATATGATCTGATACTACATGATTCGGCTGCAACCGAACATGTCTTCTCATTTGACCGAACATGGATGACTCATCTTCATCAGAAAGTGAAATTCTTTAAGGTGGAGGCTCATCGGAGGCGATCATCCATCCTACCCAAATCCCAGCTACCTAAAACAATCTCATTGTTCCGTTCCTGTCCTCTTGATCATGATGCGGTATCTGTCACTGAAAAATTAGTTAGAGGGATTTGTTGCTGGATGTCATTGGTCCGATCCTGTCCTCTTGATCTTGATGCAGAATTAGTTAAAAAGATTTGGAAGCTTAAACACAAGTCTATACCGAAGCAAGAACGAATCCCATACCTTGACCTCCTCCTCTCTGAGTACAGCTCTTTCAAGATTATCGATGATGGAAAGCTTGTGGCCAACCCTTGGGACATGCCTCCTCCTTATCCAACAAATTTGGAAATCCTCTCTTCTTCGTCTTTGTCAATTATGCTTCCGATCCCTTTGAAGAAGAGTGAGCCCTTGGACCTCTATGAGTCCCTTCGCAGTTATGTTGCCCTTAAATACTCCGAGAGCGAGGCAGAGAGAGTAGAAGGCCTTTTCAAAATGGTAGACAAATTGCGCAGTGAAATGCAGCGTGATGACCTCTCTCTACCCGTTCGCCGTGACTGCCTCATCCACTATTTGAAATGCGTTTGCATGATTGAGCCTTTGTTCCCCATGACTACCTCACCCAATCCACCTATCTTTGTTTGGTACAATGCATTCAACCCACAACAGGACTCTTCTCAGCACAACATCCATTTCGAGAAGGCCTCTGTTCTCTTCAACCTGGGAGCCCTCTCCACCCACATTACTCTCTCCTGCGATCTCAGCACCGTCCAAGGCTATCGCCTTGCCATGGATGCATTATATGACGCTTCATATTGGTTCTTCATACTGTGGAAGCGTGTGGCTGAGAAGGCATCTGCCACCATTGACTTGTCAGTAAACTGTGTCCAGATGCTGCGCGAGATGATAGCTGCTCAGATTGCCGACTTGACATGGAATTGTCCTCATTCCCATTCTGATGGATCATCATTAGCTGGATATCTT GGTATTGTGAGGCTCAATCCCTGCTTCAA GATTAAGGATGGAAATCTTGTGATCAACCTTAGAGGCATTGGAGGAGATGAGCTCCCAGAGACCACAGTAACATGA
- the LOC107624082 gene encoding uncharacterized protein LOC107624082 isoform X4 yields MSNDNQRLLNPNPNPERLLAIPVKKSDPVELYRPLRNLVARKYSESDAQKVESVLETLNKCRSDMVERGGLSLPMQRDCLIHYFKCLCMVDPLFTAISSDSDSDPIVFVWYDAFNSEHENGVSSQRNSIQLEKASVLFNLGAVCSQIGASCDLTTPLGRHLAIDAFNAAAIFFYKLWKVFAKDVSATLDLTLLFAETLYRLSGAQALEIRLQQQLDHNNNDTAASSALQQHRIAVTFRLVSENYQIAYDLILHDSAATEHVFSFDRTWMTHLHQKVKFFKVEAHRRRSSILPKSQLPKTISLFRSCPLDHDAVSVTEKLVRGICCWMSLVRSCPLDLDAELVKKIWKLKHKSIPKQERIPYLDLLLSEYSSFKIIDDGKLVANPWDMPPPYPTNLEILSSSSLSIMLPIPLKKSEPLDLYESLRSYVALKYSESEAERVEGLFKMVDKLRSEMQRDDLSLPVRRDCLIHYLKCVCMIEPLFPMTTSPNPPIFVWYNAFNPQQDSSQHNIHFEKASVLFNLGALSTHITLSCDLSTVQGYRLAMDALYDASYWFFILWKRVAEKASATIDLSVNCVQMLREMIAAQIADLTWNCPHSHSDGSSLAGYLVTLR; encoded by the exons ATGAGCAACGATAATCAGAGGTTGTTGAACCCGAACCCGAATCCAGAAAGGCTTCTGGCAATCCCAGTGAAGAAGAGTGATCCGGTGGAGCTGTACAGGCCGTTACGCAATTTGGTAGCGAGAAAATACTCAGAGAGCGATGCGCAGAAAGTTGAAAGCGTTCTGGAAACCCTCAACAAATGCCGCAGCGACATGGTGGAGCGAGGGGGCCTCTCCCTTCCCATGCAACGTGACTGCCTCATTCACTACTTCAAATGTCTTTGCATGGTTGACCCACTCTTCACCGCTATCTCTTCCGACTCCGATTCCGACCCCATCGTCTTTGTCTGGTACGACGCCTTCAACTCTGAGCATGAGAATGGGGTCTCCTCGCAGCGCAACAGCATCCAATTGGAGAAGGCTTCTGTTCTCTTCAACCTTGGCGCCGTATGCAGCCAGATTGGGGCCTCTTGCGACCTCACCACCCCTCTTGGCCGTCACCTTGCAATCGACGCCTTCAATGCCGCCGCCATCTTCTTCTACAAACTCTGGAAGGTTTTTGCCAAGGACGTCTCCGCCACCCTCGACTTGACTCTCCTCTTCGCCGAGACTCTGTACCGCCTCTCCGGCGCTCAGGCTTTGGAGATCAGATTACAGCAACAACTCGATCACAACAACAACGACACCGCCGCCAGTTCCGCTCTCCAACAACATCGAATTGCCGTTACGTTTAGATTG gtTTCCGAGAATTATCAGATAGCATATGATCTGATACTACATGATTCGGCTGCAACCGAACATGTCTTCTCATTTGACCGAACATGGATGACTCATCTTCATCAGAAAGTGAAATTCTTTAAGGTGGAGGCTCATCGGAGGCGATCATCCATCCTACCCAAATCCCAGCTACCTAAAACAATCTCATTGTTCCGTTCCTGTCCTCTTGATCATGATGCGGTATCTGTCACTGAAAAATTAGTTAGAGGGATTTGTTGCTGGATGTCATTGGTCCGATCCTGTCCTCTTGATCTTGATGCAGAATTAGTTAAAAAGATTTGGAAGCTTAAACACAAGTCTATACCGAAGCAAGAACGAATCCCATACCTTGACCTCCTCCTCTCTGAGTACAGCTCTTTCAAGATTATCGATGATGGAAAGCTTGTGGCCAACCCTTGGGACATGCCTCCTCCTTATCCAACAAATTTGGAAATCCTCTCTTCTTCGTCTTTGTCAATTATGCTTCCGATCCCTTTGAAGAAGAGTGAGCCCTTGGACCTCTATGAGTCCCTTCGCAGTTATGTTGCCCTTAAATACTCCGAGAGCGAGGCAGAGAGAGTAGAAGGCCTTTTCAAAATGGTAGACAAATTGCGCAGTGAAATGCAGCGTGATGACCTCTCTCTACCCGTTCGCCGTGACTGCCTCATCCACTATTTGAAATGCGTTTGCATGATTGAGCCTTTGTTCCCCATGACTACCTCACCCAATCCACCTATCTTTGTTTGGTACAATGCATTCAACCCACAACAGGACTCTTCTCAGCACAACATCCATTTCGAGAAGGCCTCTGTTCTCTTCAACCTGGGAGCCCTCTCCACCCACATTACTCTCTCCTGCGATCTCAGCACCGTCCAAGGCTATCGCCTTGCCATGGATGCATTATATGACGCTTCATATTGGTTCTTCATACTGTGGAAGCGTGTGGCTGAGAAGGCATCTGCCACCATTGACTTGTCAGTAAACTGTGTCCAGATGCTGCGCGAGATGATAGCTGCTCAGATTGCCGACTTGACATGGAATTGTCCTCATTCCCATTCTGATGGATCATCATTAGCTGGATATCTT GTTACTCTGCGTT AA
- the LOC107624164 gene encoding uncharacterized protein LOC107624164 isoform X4 produces MVDPLFTAVSSDADDGSVPITFFWYDAFHPEHEDGVSSQRNSIQLEKAAVLFNLGAVCSQIGASCDRNTALPSPCNGRLQCCRQILLQTLEGFCQGRLPTLDLTIVFAETLHCLFSAQVSELQLQQQLHDNNDAATSPALQQHRIAVSFKSRIIREHMI; encoded by the exons ATGGTTGACCCACTCTTCACGGCTGTCTCCTCCGACGCCGACGACGGCTCCGTCCCGATCACCTTTTTTTGGTACGACGCCTTCCACCCTGAGCATGAGGATGGGGTCTCCTCGCAGCGCAACAGCATCCAATTGGAGAAGGCTGCTGTTCTCTTTAACCTTGGCGCCGTATGTAGCCAGATTGGGGCCTCTTGCGACCGCAACACCGCCCTTCCGTCACCTTGCAATGGACGCCTTCAATGCTGCCGCCAAATTCTTCTTCAAACTCTGGAAGGTTTTTGCCAAGGGCGTCTCCCCACCCTCGACTTGACTATCGTCTTCGCCGAGACTCTGCACTGCCTCTTCTCCGCTCAGGTTTCCGAGCTCCAATTACAGCAACAACTCCACGACAACAACGACGCCGCCACCAGTCCCGCTCTCCAACAACATCGGATTGCCGTTTCGTTTAAATCG aGAATTATCAGAGAGCATATGATCTGA
- the LOC107624164 gene encoding uncharacterized protein LOC107624164 isoform X1, whose product MIEPLFPMPTSPNTPTFVWYDAFNPQQKSSQHNIHLEKASVLFNLGALSNQISLSCDLSTVQGYRVAMDALYDASYWFSILWKLEAPMASGTNDLSANSAQILREIIASQIVELTWNCPRSHSDGSSLAGYLVTLHCRKAYDLSTLGPLAENLVQSSIPQFLESKMKTCHVQTDPSDVTQQFLSRYCEAQSLLQEGCQTPCLDLFFETVMIKDENVVINLRGSIGRIGGNELPGDHSNMTTD is encoded by the exons ATGATTGAGCCTTTGTTCCCCATGCCTACCTCGCCCAATACACCTACCTTTGTTTGGTACGATGCATTCAACCCACAACAAAAGTCTTCTCAGCACAACATCCATTTGGAGAAGGCCTCTGTTCTCTTCAACCTGGGAGCCCTCTCCAACCAAATTTCTCTCTCCTGCGATCTCAGCACTGTCCAAGGCTATCGCGTTGCCATGGATGCCTTATATGATGCTTCATATTGGTTCTCCATACTGTGGAAGCTTGAGGCTCCGATGGCATCTGGCACCAATGACTTGTCAGCAAACTCTGCCCAAATTCTGCGCGAGATAATAGCGTCTCAGATTGTCGAGTTGACATGGAATTGTCCTCGTTCCCATTCTGATGGGTCATCATTAGCTGGATATCTT GTTACTCTGCATTGCCGAAAAGCTTATGATCTGTCGACATTGGGGCCTTTAGCTGAGAATCTTGTTCAATCCTCGATACCTCAATTTCTTGAGTCGAAGATGAAAACCTGCCATGTTCAAACTGATCCTAGTGATGTCACTCAACAATTTCTTTCAAGGTATTGTGAGGCTCAATCCCTGCTTCAAGAGGGATGTCAAACACCATGCTTGGACCTTTTCTTCGAGACTGTCATGATTAAGGATGAAAATGTTGTGATCAACCTTAGAGGCAGTATCGGTCGCATTGGAGGAAATGAGCTCCCAGGTGACCATAGTAACATGACCACAGACTGA
- the LOC107624082 gene encoding uncharacterized protein LOC107624082 isoform X1 produces the protein MSNDNQRLLNPNPNPERLLAIPVKKSDPVELYRPLRNLVARKYSESDAQKVESVLETLNKCRSDMVERGGLSLPMQRDCLIHYFKCLCMVDPLFTAISSDSDSDPIVFVWYDAFNSEHENGVSSQRNSIQLEKASVLFNLGAVCSQIGASCDLTTPLGRHLAIDAFNAAAIFFYKLWKVFAKDVSATLDLTLLFAETLYRLSGAQALEIRLQQQLDHNNNDTAASSALQQHRIAVTFRLVSENYQIAYDLILHDSAATEHVFSFDRTWMTHLHQKVKFFKVEAHRRRSSILPKSQLPKTISLFRSCPLDHDAVSVTEKLVRGICCWMSLVRSCPLDLDAELVKKIWKLKHKSIPKQERIPYLDLLLSEYSSFKIIDDGKLVANPWDMPPPYPTNLEILSSSSLSIMLPIPLKKSEPLDLYESLRSYVALKYSESEAERVEGLFKMVDKLRSEMQRDDLSLPVRRDCLIHYLKCVCMIEPLFPMTTSPNPPIFVWYNAFNPQQDSSQHNIHFEKASVLFNLGALSTHITLSCDLSTVQGYRLAMDALYDASYWFFILWKRVAEKASATIDLSVNCVQMLREMIAAQIADLTWNCPHSHSDGSSLAGYLVTLRCRKAYDLSTLGPLAENFVQSSIPQFLESKMKTRHVQTDPSDVTEQFLSGYCEAQSLLQEACQTPSLDLLSEVGPVMIKDGNLVINLRGIGGDELPETTVT, from the exons ATGAGCAACGATAATCAGAGGTTGTTGAACCCGAACCCGAATCCAGAAAGGCTTCTGGCAATCCCAGTGAAGAAGAGTGATCCGGTGGAGCTGTACAGGCCGTTACGCAATTTGGTAGCGAGAAAATACTCAGAGAGCGATGCGCAGAAAGTTGAAAGCGTTCTGGAAACCCTCAACAAATGCCGCAGCGACATGGTGGAGCGAGGGGGCCTCTCCCTTCCCATGCAACGTGACTGCCTCATTCACTACTTCAAATGTCTTTGCATGGTTGACCCACTCTTCACCGCTATCTCTTCCGACTCCGATTCCGACCCCATCGTCTTTGTCTGGTACGACGCCTTCAACTCTGAGCATGAGAATGGGGTCTCCTCGCAGCGCAACAGCATCCAATTGGAGAAGGCTTCTGTTCTCTTCAACCTTGGCGCCGTATGCAGCCAGATTGGGGCCTCTTGCGACCTCACCACCCCTCTTGGCCGTCACCTTGCAATCGACGCCTTCAATGCCGCCGCCATCTTCTTCTACAAACTCTGGAAGGTTTTTGCCAAGGACGTCTCCGCCACCCTCGACTTGACTCTCCTCTTCGCCGAGACTCTGTACCGCCTCTCCGGCGCTCAGGCTTTGGAGATCAGATTACAGCAACAACTCGATCACAACAACAACGACACCGCCGCCAGTTCCGCTCTCCAACAACATCGAATTGCCGTTACGTTTAGATTG gtTTCCGAGAATTATCAGATAGCATATGATCTGATACTACATGATTCGGCTGCAACCGAACATGTCTTCTCATTTGACCGAACATGGATGACTCATCTTCATCAGAAAGTGAAATTCTTTAAGGTGGAGGCTCATCGGAGGCGATCATCCATCCTACCCAAATCCCAGCTACCTAAAACAATCTCATTGTTCCGTTCCTGTCCTCTTGATCATGATGCGGTATCTGTCACTGAAAAATTAGTTAGAGGGATTTGTTGCTGGATGTCATTGGTCCGATCCTGTCCTCTTGATCTTGATGCAGAATTAGTTAAAAAGATTTGGAAGCTTAAACACAAGTCTATACCGAAGCAAGAACGAATCCCATACCTTGACCTCCTCCTCTCTGAGTACAGCTCTTTCAAGATTATCGATGATGGAAAGCTTGTGGCCAACCCTTGGGACATGCCTCCTCCTTATCCAACAAATTTGGAAATCCTCTCTTCTTCGTCTTTGTCAATTATGCTTCCGATCCCTTTGAAGAAGAGTGAGCCCTTGGACCTCTATGAGTCCCTTCGCAGTTATGTTGCCCTTAAATACTCCGAGAGCGAGGCAGAGAGAGTAGAAGGCCTTTTCAAAATGGTAGACAAATTGCGCAGTGAAATGCAGCGTGATGACCTCTCTCTACCCGTTCGCCGTGACTGCCTCATCCACTATTTGAAATGCGTTTGCATGATTGAGCCTTTGTTCCCCATGACTACCTCACCCAATCCACCTATCTTTGTTTGGTACAATGCATTCAACCCACAACAGGACTCTTCTCAGCACAACATCCATTTCGAGAAGGCCTCTGTTCTCTTCAACCTGGGAGCCCTCTCCACCCACATTACTCTCTCCTGCGATCTCAGCACCGTCCAAGGCTATCGCCTTGCCATGGATGCATTATATGACGCTTCATATTGGTTCTTCATACTGTGGAAGCGTGTGGCTGAGAAGGCATCTGCCACCATTGACTTGTCAGTAAACTGTGTCCAGATGCTGCGCGAGATGATAGCTGCTCAGATTGCCGACTTGACATGGAATTGTCCTCATTCCCATTCTGATGGATCATCATTAGCTGGATATCTT GTTACTCTGCGTTGTCGGAAAGCTTATGATCTGTCGACATTGGGGCCTTTAGCTGAGAATTTTGTTCAATCCTCGATACCTCAATTTCTTGAGTCAAAGATGAAAACCCGCCATGTTCAAACTGATCCTAGTGATGTCACTGAACAATTTCTTTCTGGGTATTGTGAGGCTCAATCCCTGCTTCAAGAGGCATGTCAAACACCATCCTTGGACCTTCTCTCCGAGGTTGGCCCTGTCATGATTAAGGATGGAAATCTTGTGATCAACCTTAGAGGCATTGGAGGAGATGAGCTCCCAGAGACCACAGTAACATGA